The Setaria viridis chromosome 6, Setaria_viridis_v4.0, whole genome shotgun sequence genome contains a region encoding:
- the LOC117860846 gene encoding tetraspanin-19-like isoform X2 has translation MIIIFVLIILEGAITVDVCLNNNWEEDFPPDPSGKFDEFKVFVRSNFEVCPPGTSLISYLIEWDCGGKTGYHFSSLQCIATMEKK, from the exons ATGATCATCATATTTGTGCTTATTATACTGGAAGGTGCGATCACTGTGGATGTATGTCTGAATAACAACTGGGAAGAG GATTTCCCCCCTGATCCATCAGGCAAGTTTGATGAATTCAAGGTATTTGTGAGATCAAATTTTGAG GTCTGTCCCCCTGGTACCTCCTTAATCAGCTATCTTATAGAGTGGGACTGTGGAG GCAAGACTGGTTATCACTTCTCAAGTCTTCAATGCATTGCCACCATGGAGAAGAAGTGA
- the LOC117860846 gene encoding uncharacterized protein isoform X3, which translates to MRLQPSNETCGAITVDVCLNNNWEEDFPPDPSGKFDEFKVFVRSNFEVCPPGTSLISYLIEWDCGGKTGYHFSSLQCIATMEKK; encoded by the exons ATGAGACTCCAACCCTCCAACGAAACATGCG GTGCGATCACTGTGGATGTATGTCTGAATAACAACTGGGAAGAG GATTTCCCCCCTGATCCATCAGGCAAGTTTGATGAATTCAAGGTATTTGTGAGATCAAATTTTGAG GTCTGTCCCCCTGGTACCTCCTTAATCAGCTATCTTATAGAGTGGGACTGTGGAG GCAAGACTGGTTATCACTTCTCAAGTCTTCAATGCATTGCCACCATGGAGAAGAAGTGA
- the LOC140223091 gene encoding uncharacterized protein translates to MLGGVSVWAGTTADQENDDHSFLGTKPGLKVSARSGHGLCRTCHRFRMVRSPATRSKLGAESATFYLGKSEKGVYFALLYWVSNTERTCWCCPQFRVWLLKEEEEMNDGNHCSIHMEWVLKTTISLEPLLAKPPPPLHSRHSFADDEWRVIRNYNEELEAPPAAAAQDHDDEFAADDEWDFDNADEVVHEANKDNKAEADGHYPVDFVGFHPYKEIVFFSLSSRTISYNLNTSKVQQLGGRIHIPVGMRTCFPYTPCLLTMGELFENS, encoded by the exons ATGCTTGGTGGGGTCAGCGTCTGGGCCGGGACGACGGCGGATCAGGAGAACGACGACCACAGCTTTTT aggaaccaaaccaggtcTTAAAGTCAGCGCAAGATCAGGGCATGGTTTGTGCCGAACGTGCCACAGGTTCCGAATGGTGAGATCTCCAGCAACACGGAGCAAACTTGGCGCTGAGAGTGCTACCTTTTACTTGGGAAAATCAGAGAAAGGGGTGTACTTTGCGTTACTTTATTGGGTCTCTAACACGGAGCGAACTTGTTGGTGCTGCCCCCAGTTTCGAGTCTGGTTGCttaaggaggaggaagagatgaATGATGGAAATCACTGCAGTATTCACATGGAGTGGGTGTTGAAGACTACCATCAGCCTTGAACCGCTACTAGCaaaacctcctcctcctcttcacagTCGTCACAGCTTTGCTGATGATGAATGGAGGGTCATCCGTAACTATAACGAGGAATTAGAagcaccacctgctgctgctgcacaggATCATGACGACGAGTTTGCTGCTGACGATGAATGGGACTTCGACAATGCTGATGAGGttgtccatgaagccaacaaaGATAATAAGGCCGAAGCAGACGGGCACTACCCTGTTGAtttcgtcggatttcatccttACAAAGAGATTGTCTTCTTTTCCTTATCATCAAGGACAATATCTTATAATTTGAATACCTCAAAGGTTCAACAGTTGGGCGGCCGCATCCACATACCGGTGGGCATGAGAACCTGTTTCCCATACACACCATGCTTGCTGACCATGGGGGAATTATTTGAAAACAGTTAA
- the LOC117860846 gene encoding uncharacterized protein isoform X1: MRLQPSNETCGAITVDVCLNNNWEEVRSSSAVNYEGSLSSYICYLTFSNLQDFPPDPSGKFDEFKVFVRSNFEVCPPGTSLISYLIEWDCGGKTGYHFSSLQCIATMEKK, translated from the exons ATGAGACTCCAACCCTCCAACGAAACATGCG GTGCGATCACTGTGGATGTATGTCTGAATAACAACTGGGAAGAGGTAAGGAGCTCCTCAGCTGTGAACTATGAAGGATCATTGAGCTCCTATATCTGCTATTTGACGTTTTCAAACCTTCAGGATTTCCCCCCTGATCCATCAGGCAAGTTTGATGAATTCAAGGTATTTGTGAGATCAAATTTTGAG GTCTGTCCCCCTGGTACCTCCTTAATCAGCTATCTTATAGAGTGGGACTGTGGAG GCAAGACTGGTTATCACTTCTCAAGTCTTCAATGCATTGCCACCATGGAGAAGAAGTGA